A region from the Candidatus Palauibacter australiensis genome encodes:
- a CDS encoding carboxypeptidase regulatory-like domain-containing protein, which produces MAQQPVEIAGRLLDAGTGAPISTALVSIPALGISTLTTTDGAFHLVVPAGLHTFEIRHIGYGTRTTEVEAPDGTLSLEIRIEPAAIEVAPLEVNVEWRPSYLEQVGFYERRAHGLGRFYDPEDIRRGGDPLIVGWRNMSERIFAMNRVNVLGCAPQIIIDGRRDRVGLMTGLAHHRLGGVEVHGEPHKVPGLEPLIRAAGENPFCPTVIVWTRQWLTAAELEERRIVLCEPGPTTERTPLVVEGTVTDALTGILLPRATVTAWITEPGGRRREKETTADDNGRFRFCDLDPRMNVSIWARFAGLSGELAPVAGETAPVTADTAAVTRDLVVPIARHGHVAGRVFDLQRGEPVPGAEIRLATADAAPAPGDRAPPAEAGYPTTSDEHGLFAIPDLVPGDYRLVVSHPDAGVAADTIPVHSGSTVDVRVELDPAPPPAPDSVSPVAGRRIVAERRHPLLMEVGFYERRRESATRGRGHFFTPERIRALAPTRLTDLLTEVDGLRELCPRQTCRPVSRRARRCAHMSVYLNGALVMDGRAWDFERGGVDDLAAPHEVAAIEVYLRSVSLPGEFTAPADRCGAIVIWSG; this is translated from the coding sequence CGCAGCAGCCGGTAGAGATCGCGGGACGCCTCCTGGACGCCGGCACCGGAGCCCCCATCTCGACGGCGCTCGTCTCCATCCCCGCGCTGGGCATCTCGACGCTCACCACCACGGACGGAGCGTTCCATCTCGTCGTCCCCGCCGGCTTGCACACGTTCGAGATCCGGCACATCGGCTACGGTACGCGGACGACCGAGGTCGAGGCGCCCGACGGCACGCTCTCGCTGGAGATCCGCATCGAACCAGCCGCGATCGAAGTCGCCCCGCTCGAGGTCAACGTCGAGTGGAGGCCATCGTACCTGGAGCAGGTCGGTTTCTACGAGCGCCGGGCGCATGGCCTCGGCAGATTCTACGATCCCGAGGACATCCGCCGCGGGGGTGACCCTCTGATCGTCGGCTGGCGAAACATGAGCGAGCGCATTTTCGCCATGAACCGGGTCAACGTCTTGGGGTGCGCTCCACAGATCATCATCGATGGCCGCCGGGACCGCGTTGGCCTCATGACCGGGCTCGCCCATCACCGACTGGGAGGCGTCGAGGTCCACGGCGAGCCGCACAAGGTGCCAGGCCTCGAGCCACTGATACGCGCGGCGGGCGAGAATCCGTTCTGCCCCACGGTCATCGTCTGGACGCGACAGTGGCTGACCGCGGCCGAGCTTGAAGAGCGGCGGATCGTTCTCTGCGAGCCCGGCCCCACAACGGAACGGACGCCGCTCGTGGTGGAGGGGACGGTCACGGATGCGCTGACCGGCATTCTCCTGCCCCGCGCGACCGTGACGGCCTGGATCACGGAACCGGGCGGCCGGCGGCGCGAGAAGGAGACGACCGCCGACGACAATGGCCGCTTCCGCTTCTGCGACCTCGATCCGCGGATGAACGTGAGCATCTGGGCCAGGTTCGCCGGCCTCAGCGGCGAACTGGCGCCGGTGGCGGGCGAGACCGCCCCCGTGACGGCCGATACGGCCGCCGTGACGCGGGATCTGGTGGTCCCCATCGCTCGTCACGGCCATGTTGCCGGCCGCGTCTTCGATCTCCAGCGAGGCGAACCCGTGCCGGGGGCCGAGATCAGGCTTGCGACGGCTGACGCCGCGCCGGCCCCCGGCGACCGTGCCCCGCCCGCGGAGGCCGGGTATCCGACAACGAGCGACGAGCACGGCCTCTTCGCGATCCCGGACCTGGTCCCCGGGGACTACCGGCTCGTCGTATCCCACCCCGACGCCGGTGTCGCCGCGGACACGATCCCGGTCCACTCCGGTTCGACGGTGGATGTCCGCGTCGAACTCGACCCCGCGCCACCTCCCGCACCCGACTCCGTCTCGCCCGTGGCGGGGCGGCGGATCGTGGCCGAGCGGCGGCACCCGCTTCTCATGGAGGTCGGTTTCTATGAGCGCAGGCGGGAGAGCGCGACGCGCGGCCGCGGACACTTCTTCACACCGGAGCGGATTCGGGCCCTCGCCCCCACCCGCCTCACGGACCTCCTCACCGAGGTGGACGGCCTGCGCGAACTCTGCCCGCGACAGACCTGCCGCCCCGTCTCGCGACGGGCGCGGAGATGTGCCCACATGTCCGTCTACCTGAACGGCGCCCTGGTCATGGATGGCCGCGCCTGGGACTTCGAGCGGGGCGGCGTGGACGATTTGGCGGCTCCGCACGAGGTCGCCGCCATCGAGGTCTACCTAAGGTCCGTCTCCCTGCCCGGCGAGTTCACCGCTCCAGCCGACCGCTGCGGCGCGATCGTCATCTGGAGCGGATAG
- a CDS encoding zinc metalloprotease HtpX, translating to MFRVFGLMVGLTVLLVFAGQMLFGQQGAVLFLVLSGAMNFGMYWFSDRVVLRMYRAQVVDRSQAPDLYDRVERLRKRAGLPAPVVAVSPQPQPNAFATGRNPEHAVVCFTQGILRALPPRELDGVIAHELAHIKHRHMLVGTVAATMAGAIAMIASIARWGFIFGGGRDDGDNPLGMLVMAIVAPLAAVIIQMAISRRNEFQADRTGGEITGDPMGLAGALKRLESGARRIPMDVNPAGASLAIVNPFAGRRRGLTSLFTTHPPTDERVAALRAQATDRP from the coding sequence ATGTTTAGAGTTTTCGGCCTCATGGTGGGCCTGACGGTTCTCCTGGTGTTCGCCGGCCAGATGCTGTTCGGGCAGCAGGGCGCCGTCCTTTTCCTGGTGCTGTCCGGGGCCATGAACTTCGGGATGTACTGGTTCAGCGACCGGGTGGTCCTGCGCATGTACCGGGCGCAGGTCGTCGACCGGTCGCAGGCGCCGGACCTCTACGACCGGGTAGAGCGTTTGCGGAAGCGGGCGGGCCTGCCGGCGCCCGTCGTGGCTGTCTCGCCGCAGCCGCAGCCGAACGCATTCGCCACGGGCCGTAACCCGGAGCACGCCGTGGTCTGCTTCACTCAGGGGATCCTGCGGGCGCTCCCGCCCCGGGAACTGGACGGCGTGATCGCGCACGAACTCGCCCACATCAAGCACCGGCACATGCTCGTCGGCACGGTGGCGGCCACGATGGCGGGCGCCATCGCCATGATCGCCTCGATCGCCCGCTGGGGCTTCATCTTCGGCGGGGGCCGCGACGACGGCGACAACCCGCTCGGCATGCTCGTCATGGCCATCGTCGCCCCGCTGGCCGCTGTCATCATCCAGATGGCGATCAGCCGCCGCAACGAGTTTCAGGCCGACCGCACCGGGGGCGAGATCACGGGCGACCCCATGGGTCTGGCCGGCGCGCTGAAACGCCTGGAGTCCGGCGCCCGACGTATCCCGATGGACGTGAACCCGGCCGGCGCCTCGCTCGCGATCGTGAACCCCTTCGCCGGACGCCGGCGCGGCCTCACCTCCCTGTTCACCACCCACCCCCCCACCGATGAGCGGGTCGCCGCCCTGCGGGCTCAAGCTACGGATAGACCGTAG
- a CDS encoding adenine nucleotide alpha hydrolase, which translates to MRERIAMCFSGGKDSALALHALQQSGTCRVESLITTVTDAYDRVSMHGVRRALVRDQAAAIGIPLVEVVVPPQSSNEIYERAMGEAFGRLHEDGIRRVAFGDIFLEDLREYRERQLADAGMECLFPIWKQPTAALARSFIRDGFEAVAVCINPAVLDASFAGRAFDASFIADLPEGVDPCGENGEFHTFVWDGPILPRPIPVVRGEVVERDGFVFCDLIAAAA; encoded by the coding sequence GTGAGGGAACGCATCGCGATGTGCTTCAGCGGCGGCAAGGACAGCGCCCTGGCCCTGCACGCGCTCCAGCAGTCCGGCACCTGTCGGGTCGAGTCCCTGATCACGACCGTGACCGACGCCTACGACCGGGTGAGCATGCACGGCGTGCGGCGGGCGCTCGTGCGGGATCAGGCAGCGGCCATCGGCATCCCGCTGGTGGAGGTCGTCGTCCCCCCGCAGTCCTCCAACGAGATCTACGAACGCGCCATGGGCGAGGCCTTCGGTCGACTCCACGAGGACGGCATCCGTCGCGTGGCCTTCGGAGACATCTTCCTGGAGGATCTACGCGAGTATCGCGAACGGCAGCTCGCCGACGCCGGGATGGAATGTCTGTTCCCGATCTGGAAGCAACCTACCGCCGCGCTCGCGCGTTCCTTCATCCGGGATGGGTTCGAGGCCGTTGCGGTGTGCATCAACCCGGCGGTGCTGGACGCCTCCTTCGCGGGCCGCGCCTTCGACGCGTCGTTCATCGCCGATCTTCCGGAGGGGGTAGACCCATGCGGGGAGAACGGAGAGTTCCATACGTTCGTCTGGGACGGCCCGATCCTGCCCCGGCCGATCCCGGTCGTGCGCGGCGAGGTCGTGGAACGGGATGGTTTCGTCTTCTGCGACCTGATCGCGGCGGCAGCGTGA
- a CDS encoding serine hydrolase: MRSRRLCRVRPGFPGSGLRVAVPAAAIALIAALSLGVAGCAAPDAASDPAASDASPASLAPDQIDAIHAIATAPIEAGRTAGMSIAVVRGTDTLLIEEFGHADLELGVLTPPDAVYEVGSVTKQFTAAAVLLLQEEGKLSLDDPLTRWLPDYPIGDRTVTVRRLLDHTSGIKGYTEMEHLWVELAPLDLPRDTLVTLFAAEPFEFEPGTAMTYNNSAYFLAGLVIEAASGMSYEDFVEERLFAAAGMEHSRYCHKDELTPNRAKGYEPRDDGLHPAPYLDHQWPYAAGSLCSTVRDLVAWNQALHGDGGGGEILSPESYRLMITPEPLLDGTNLRYAKGLAVTDRDGTPRIGHGGGIFGYVSDLRYVPSEDLSIAVLINTAGGASSGGIAGQVENVVLGEPAEPAVAPFEGDPAPYAGRYEGPARGQRITATVAAEDGQLTVNTGGGPATLSWLGGDEFADGRTRYRFIRGESSEGAGAGASFNELRMDVVSGHFVLRRVGP, from the coding sequence GTGAGATCACGCAGATTGTGCCGCGTGCGCCCGGGCTTTCCCGGAAGCGGCCTTCGCGTCGCGGTCCCGGCCGCCGCGATCGCGCTCATCGCGGCCCTCTCGCTCGGGGTCGCCGGCTGCGCCGCGCCGGACGCGGCGTCGGACCCCGCCGCGTCCGATGCCTCCCCTGCCTCCCTTGCGCCGGACCAGATCGACGCGATCCACGCCATCGCCACGGCCCCCATCGAGGCCGGTCGGACTGCCGGCATGTCGATCGCGGTCGTACGCGGGACGGACACGCTCCTGATCGAGGAGTTCGGTCACGCCGACCTCGAACTCGGCGTGCTCACGCCGCCGGACGCCGTTTACGAGGTCGGATCCGTGACCAAGCAGTTCACGGCGGCGGCCGTTCTCCTCCTGCAGGAGGAAGGGAAGCTCTCCCTCGACGACCCGCTCACGCGGTGGCTCCCCGACTACCCCATCGGGGACCGTACCGTCACCGTCCGGCGACTCCTCGACCACACCTCGGGCATCAAGGGCTACACCGAGATGGAGCATCTCTGGGTCGAACTCGCTCCCCTCGACCTGCCGCGGGACACGCTCGTCACGCTCTTCGCCGCCGAGCCGTTCGAGTTCGAGCCCGGCACGGCGATGACGTACAACAACTCGGCGTACTTCCTCGCCGGACTCGTCATCGAGGCGGCGAGCGGCATGAGCTACGAGGACTTCGTCGAGGAGCGTCTCTTCGCTGCGGCCGGGATGGAACACTCCCGCTACTGCCACAAGGACGAACTCACGCCCAACCGCGCGAAGGGGTACGAGCCGCGCGACGACGGGCTGCACCCGGCCCCGTACCTGGACCACCAGTGGCCCTACGCCGCGGGATCGCTCTGCTCCACGGTGCGCGATCTCGTCGCCTGGAATCAGGCCCTCCACGGAGACGGCGGGGGCGGCGAGATCCTGAGTCCCGAGAGCTACCGGCTGATGATCACGCCGGAGCCCCTGCTCGACGGCACGAACCTGCGCTACGCGAAGGGTCTCGCGGTCACGGACCGGGACGGGACCCCGCGGATCGGGCACGGCGGCGGGATCTTCGGCTACGTGTCCGACCTCCGCTACGTGCCGTCCGAAGACCTGTCCATCGCCGTGCTCATCAACACGGCCGGAGGCGCCTCGTCGGGCGGGATCGCGGGCCAGGTCGAGAACGTGGTGCTGGGCGAACCGGCGGAGCCCGCCGTGGCGCCCTTCGAGGGCGATCCCGCACCGTACGCGGGCCGCTACGAAGGCCCGGCCCGAGGCCAGCGCATCACCGCGACAGTGGCCGCCGAGGACGGGCAACTGACGGTAAACACGGGAGGCGGCCCGGCCACCCTCTCGTGGCTGGGCGGCGACGAGTTCGCCGATGGGCGGACCCGCTACCGCTTCATCCGCGGAGAGAGTTCCGAAGGCGCCGGAGCCGGAGCCTCCTTCAATGAACTTCGGATGGACGTCGTCTCGGGACACTTCGTCCTGCGGAGGGTGGGCCCATGA
- a CDS encoding DUF885 family protein codes for MNAHRTVARRARGTLVAFVAGPILVLTGLVTAPARPAAAQDLAPLIGAQTSELAAVVERYSTDRTALGRRWNVPYSPERNARFRDFFSDWRRRVEALDFESLSLEGRVDYVLLLNELRYRLNLLTREAGLATEMDGFISFTSLIVELEERRRRREPVESEAAAARLAELPSEIEAARAEVEARLESGEDVSRIVALRAVTALAERTRLLEDWYEHYAGYDPVFTWWNEDPYARAKTALDGYATFLRESVIGYRAGEDEPIVGDPIGAEGLAADLRHEMIPYTPEELIAIAEREYAWCEARMIEASRELGYGDDWRAALEYVKTLHRAPGDQPQMIRELADEALAFVTERDLLTVPPLADEIWRIEMMSPERQKVSPFFLGGEVIQVSFPTDGMEHEYKLMSMRGNNEHFSRATVHHELIPGHHLQGFMTSRFNSHRGAFSTPFWGEGWALYWEMLLWDLGFPTTPEDRIGMLFWRMHRTARIIFSLSFHLERMTPQEAIDFLVDRVGHERANAEAEVRRSFNGSYSPLYQVAYMIGGLQFRSLHEQLVQSGEMTNRAFHDAILRGGRMPVEMVRARLLDEAPPKDFESEWRFEGDPLRRITSEESASPGPTSRRQTP; via the coding sequence ATGAACGCGCATCGAACTGTCGCCCGCCGCGCTCGCGGCACTCTCGTCGCTTTCGTCGCCGGGCCGATCCTCGTCCTCACCGGGCTCGTCACGGCGCCCGCCCGCCCGGCCGCGGCACAGGATCTGGCACCGCTCATCGGCGCGCAGACGAGCGAACTCGCGGCGGTCGTGGAGCGCTACAGCACTGACCGGACCGCGCTCGGCCGGCGCTGGAACGTCCCCTACTCCCCCGAGCGCAACGCGCGCTTCCGCGACTTCTTCTCGGACTGGCGGCGGCGGGTCGAGGCGCTCGACTTCGAGTCTCTCTCCCTCGAGGGGCGGGTGGACTACGTCCTCCTCCTCAACGAACTGCGCTATCGGCTCAACCTCCTGACGCGCGAGGCGGGGCTCGCCACCGAGATGGACGGGTTCATCTCCTTCACCTCGCTCATCGTGGAACTGGAGGAGCGCCGACGGCGTCGCGAGCCGGTGGAGTCGGAGGCTGCCGCGGCGCGTCTCGCGGAACTGCCGTCCGAGATTGAAGCCGCCCGCGCCGAGGTCGAGGCCCGGCTTGAGAGCGGGGAAGACGTGTCCCGGATCGTCGCGCTCCGGGCGGTCACGGCGCTCGCCGAGCGCACGCGGCTGCTCGAGGACTGGTACGAGCACTACGCCGGCTACGACCCCGTCTTCACCTGGTGGAACGAGGACCCGTACGCCCGCGCGAAGACCGCGCTGGACGGTTACGCGACCTTCCTGCGCGAGTCGGTGATCGGCTACCGGGCGGGCGAGGACGAACCCATCGTCGGCGACCCGATCGGGGCGGAGGGTCTCGCCGCGGACCTGCGCCACGAGATGATCCCCTACACGCCCGAGGAGCTCATCGCGATCGCGGAGCGGGAATATGCCTGGTGCGAGGCGCGGATGATCGAGGCCTCGCGCGAACTCGGCTACGGGGACGACTGGCGGGCGGCGCTGGAGTACGTGAAGACGCTGCACCGCGCCCCCGGCGACCAGCCGCAGATGATCCGGGAACTCGCCGACGAGGCGCTCGCCTTCGTCACCGAGCGCGACCTCCTCACCGTCCCGCCGCTCGCCGACGAGATCTGGCGCATCGAGATGATGTCCCCGGAGCGCCAGAAGGTGTCGCCCTTCTTCCTCGGCGGGGAGGTGATCCAGGTCTCCTTCCCCACCGACGGGATGGAGCACGAGTACAAGCTCATGAGCATGCGGGGGAACAACGAACACTTCTCCCGCGCGACCGTGCATCACGAACTCATCCCCGGACACCACCTGCAGGGGTTCATGACGAGCCGCTTCAACTCGCACCGCGGTGCGTTCTCGACCCCGTTCTGGGGCGAGGGGTGGGCGCTCTACTGGGAGATGCTGCTCTGGGACCTCGGCTTCCCGACGACCCCCGAGGACCGCATCGGCATGCTGTTCTGGCGCATGCATCGCACGGCCCGGATCATCTTCTCCCTCTCCTTCCACCTTGAGCGTATGACCCCGCAGGAGGCGATCGACTTCCTCGTCGACCGGGTGGGGCACGAGCGCGCGAACGCCGAGGCGGAGGTGCGCCGCAGCTTCAACGGCTCCTACTCGCCGCTTTACCAGGTCGCTTACATGATCGGCGGGCTGCAGTTCCGGTCCCTCCACGAACAACTCGTACAGTCGGGGGAGATGACGAACCGCGCCTTCCACGACGCGATCCTCCGGGGCGGCCGGATGCCGGTCGAGATGGTGCGCGCGCGCCTGCTCGACGAGGCGCCGCCGAAGGACTTCGAGTCGGAGTGGCGCTTCGAGGGCGACCCGCTCCGCCGCATAACGTCGGAGGAGTCGGCCTCGCCCGGCCCGACCTCGCGGCGCCAGACCCCGTAG
- a CDS encoding S9 family peptidase — protein MARDPHMTPIPGILLALSAAVGGGGELQAQHGGDGGALSIDQLLSIESVVGGAPAWSPDGSAILFESGLTGGLMTLSPEGGFPTRVPVDMGGSGHFLSSQMPAWSPAGTWISYVSDKSGAPEIWLWSARDGADVQLTDLGARINSMSWSPDERSIVFAGDRFGNYDIWKVDVATRRVDRITEDKRYEVFPTWTPDSRHILYVRLDDAWEDHDVIEVDAMGGDPRTVIEDRDFFDYGAGATFGYPSVSPDGGSILFRSHRSGWINYWLAPRDGGDPRPVAPAEADQSAAAWSPDGRWIAYTENHNGHHDLRVVSADGGEPRVLVSPKAGVASSPSWSPDGQAIAYLQEDLLSPRDLYVVSLEDGSSRQLTSSMPAGNYGARLVAPEKIRYESTDGYSIPAYLYRPPGAAAGDGLPGVMWIHGGPTSQFHDTFQQHVQFFVQRGYVVLLPNIRGSSGYGKAFADANNGCWGHCDLEDVVAGADHLRALPEVDPERIGITGTSYGGVMSMYAVAFAPDAFRAAIPGSGYTDWVHFYHGENELRHIKLLDHELGPFETSEEVWSHSSSISNVADVSTPILLIHGVGRYPGSDQSEIFARALENYYKPFQYKTYPNENYYVYGKANRRQMLLDMRDFFEQFLR, from the coding sequence ATGGCTCGCGACCCGCATATGACGCCGATTCCCGGCATCCTCCTCGCTCTGAGCGCCGCGGTCGGCGGCGGGGGCGAGCTTCAGGCGCAGCATGGTGGCGACGGCGGCGCGCTCTCGATCGACCAGCTCCTGTCCATCGAGTCCGTCGTCGGGGGCGCGCCCGCCTGGTCGCCGGACGGCTCGGCGATCCTGTTCGAGTCGGGGCTGACCGGCGGGCTCATGACCCTGTCGCCCGAAGGCGGCTTCCCCACCCGGGTGCCGGTGGACATGGGCGGCTCCGGCCACTTCCTCAGCTCGCAGATGCCGGCCTGGTCGCCAGCCGGAACGTGGATCTCCTATGTGTCGGACAAGAGCGGTGCGCCGGAGATATGGCTCTGGTCGGCGCGCGACGGTGCGGACGTCCAACTCACCGATCTCGGGGCGCGGATCAACTCGATGAGCTGGTCCCCCGACGAGCGCTCGATCGTCTTCGCCGGCGACCGCTTCGGCAACTACGACATCTGGAAGGTGGACGTCGCGACCCGGCGCGTGGACCGCATCACCGAGGACAAGCGCTACGAGGTCTTCCCCACCTGGACGCCGGATTCACGCCACATCCTCTACGTCCGCCTCGATGACGCGTGGGAGGACCACGACGTGATCGAGGTCGACGCCATGGGCGGCGACCCGCGCACGGTGATCGAGGATCGCGATTTCTTCGACTACGGCGCCGGAGCGACCTTCGGCTACCCGAGCGTCTCCCCGGACGGAGGCTCGATCCTCTTTCGCTCTCACCGGAGCGGCTGGATCAACTACTGGCTCGCGCCGCGGGATGGGGGAGACCCGCGCCCGGTCGCGCCGGCCGAGGCCGACCAGAGCGCGGCCGCGTGGTCCCCCGACGGGCGCTGGATCGCCTACACGGAGAACCACAACGGACACCACGACCTGCGCGTGGTGTCGGCGGACGGGGGCGAGCCGCGGGTGCTCGTGTCGCCGAAGGCCGGCGTCGCGTCGAGCCCCTCGTGGTCTCCCGATGGCCAGGCGATCGCGTACCTCCAGGAGGACCTGCTGAGCCCGCGCGACCTGTACGTCGTGTCGCTCGAGGACGGGAGCAGCCGGCAACTCACCTCGTCCATGCCCGCCGGCAACTACGGCGCCCGGCTCGTCGCGCCGGAGAAGATCCGCTACGAGAGCACGGACGGATACTCGATCCCGGCCTATCTCTACCGGCCGCCGGGCGCCGCGGCCGGGGACGGCCTTCCCGGCGTGATGTGGATCCACGGGGGACCCACGTCGCAGTTCCACGACACCTTCCAGCAGCATGTGCAGTTCTTCGTCCAGCGCGGGTACGTCGTGCTCCTGCCCAACATCCGCGGGAGCTCCGGTTACGGGAAGGCGTTCGCCGATGCGAACAACGGCTGCTGGGGGCACTGCGACCTGGAGGACGTCGTCGCGGGCGCCGACCACCTGCGGGCGCTCCCGGAGGTCGACCCGGAGCGGATCGGGATCACGGGGACGAGCTACGGCGGGGTGATGAGCATGTACGCCGTGGCCTTCGCGCCGGACGCCTTCCGCGCCGCGATCCCGGGCTCCGGCTACACGGATTGGGTCCACTTCTACCACGGGGAGAACGAGCTCCGGCACATCAAGCTGCTGGACCACGAACTGGGGCCCTTCGAGACGAGCGAGGAGGTGTGGAGCCACAGTTCGTCGATCTCGAACGTGGCTGACGTCTCCACGCCCATCCTCCTCATCCACGGGGTGGGCCGCTATCCCGGTTCCGACCAGTCCGAGATCTTCGCGCGGGCGCTGGAGAACTACTACAAGCCGTTCCAGTACAAGACGTATCCCAACGAGAACTACTACGTGTACGGGAAGGCGAACCGCCGCCAGATGCTCCTCGACATGCGCGACTTCTTCGAGCAGTTCCTGAGGTGA
- a CDS encoding peptidylprolyl isomerase, whose protein sequence is MRPRARATQLLASTILVSGCERVEPVPSTDVGADAIAARAATEAGPLEVVVETSQGEFVIAVHREWAPLGAERFLTLVESGYYDDARFHRVVPDFIVQWGLAGDPAITAQWMNAYIPDDPVVASNTRGRIAFAFTDPGTRATQVYINLVDNVRLDSTGFAPFGEVISGMEVVDALYSGYGENSGGGLRRGDQSRIVAEGNTYLDREYPLLDRLLRALRR, encoded by the coding sequence GTGAGGCCCCGCGCCCGCGCCACGCAGCTCCTTGCCTCGACGATCCTCGTGTCGGGCTGCGAGCGCGTCGAGCCCGTCCCGTCCACCGACGTCGGGGCCGATGCCATCGCTGCCCGAGCCGCGACCGAGGCCGGCCCGCTCGAAGTGGTTGTCGAGACGAGCCAGGGCGAGTTCGTCATCGCCGTGCACCGCGAGTGGGCGCCGCTGGGAGCCGAGCGGTTCCTCACCCTCGTCGAATCCGGCTACTACGACGACGCCCGCTTCCACCGAGTCGTCCCCGACTTCATCGTCCAGTGGGGGCTGGCCGGCGACCCCGCCATCACCGCCCAGTGGATGAACGCCTACATTCCCGACGACCCCGTCGTCGCCTCCAACACCCGCGGCCGCATCGCCTTCGCCTTCACCGACCCCGGAACTCGCGCCACCCAGGTGTATATCAACCTTGTGGACAACGTGCGCCTCGACTCGACGGGCTTCGCGCCCTTTGGCGAGGTCATCAGCGGGATGGAGGTCGTGGATGCGCTCTACTCCGGCTACGGAGAGAACTCCGGCGGCGGCCTGCGCCGAGGCGACCAGAGCCGCATCGTCGCCGAAGGCAACACCTACCTCGACCGCGAATACCCCCTCCTCGACCGGCTGCTCCGAGCTCTTCGGCGTTAG
- a CDS encoding amidohydrolase family protein, translating to MNGERVESMPAATPLRWRIPALRSVARRRVPTRPAITCLALAGAILACAPDDAPEAEVEIVLTSVLFTGATVIDGSGEPSFVADVAVEGDRITFVGDASAAGLAVRDTIALDGLLLTPGFIDMHSHITIITVGEPYGLAATEFLTQGITTGIIGVDGASSTDLAALYGDLEASGVGKNIISYIGHGSVREAVMGMDDRAPSAGELEEMKVLVRQGMEDGAFGLSSGLFYTPGYYAEADEVIELGRVAAEYPIGGEHAPVYDTHDRDLGAAYQGIGYHDSIREAIHIGAESGLRTIFSHFNAQGAALYGRASEGAAIIDSARAEGLEVAGAQHVYTSTMSSLRAYTIPRWAQAGGPEQMVRRFQHPDTARVLDVQTMEMLEIRGGPEQIVFADARPEFNGKTLADVAAERGLPVPEAVREIMSGSNPWVMNRDLYDVENTRYLATMPWMMTCTDGATPAPGAEIVHPRVYGGFPKKIKDFVDRDGAIGLPFAIRSMSGLAADFLRLDDRGYIREGLVADIAVIDLDRFTDRATYDDPHQLSEGVVHLLVNGRFAIRDDEVTGELAGRPLRRP from the coding sequence ATGAACGGCGAACGCGTTGAGAGTATGCCGGCCGCGACCCCGCTGCGATGGCGGATCCCCGCGCTGCGCTCGGTGGCGCGTCGCCGAGTGCCGACCCGCCCCGCGATCACGTGTCTCGCACTCGCGGGTGCCATCCTCGCCTGCGCGCCCGACGATGCGCCGGAAGCGGAGGTGGAGATCGTCCTGACGAGCGTGCTGTTCACCGGGGCGACCGTCATCGACGGATCCGGCGAGCCATCGTTCGTGGCCGACGTGGCGGTGGAGGGCGACCGGATCACCTTCGTCGGCGATGCCTCGGCGGCGGGTCTCGCTGTGCGCGACACGATCGCGCTGGACGGCCTGCTGCTCACGCCCGGCTTCATCGACATGCACAGCCATATCACGATCATCACCGTCGGAGAACCGTACGGGCTCGCCGCTACCGAGTTCCTCACGCAGGGGATCACGACCGGCATCATCGGCGTCGACGGCGCGAGCAGCACCGACCTCGCCGCGCTCTACGGCGACCTCGAAGCATCCGGCGTCGGGAAGAACATCATCTCCTACATCGGGCACGGTTCCGTTCGGGAGGCGGTGATGGGGATGGACGACCGCGCCCCCAGCGCGGGGGAACTCGAAGAGATGAAGGTCCTCGTCCGACAGGGAATGGAGGACGGCGCCTTCGGGCTCTCCAGCGGTCTCTTCTATACGCCCGGCTACTACGCGGAGGCCGACGAGGTCATCGAACTCGGCCGCGTCGCGGCGGAATACCCGATCGGCGGGGAGCACGCCCCGGTCTACGACACGCACGACCGGGATCTCGGCGCGGCGTACCAGGGCATCGGCTACCACGATTCGATTCGCGAGGCGATCCACATCGGGGCGGAGTCCGGCCTCCGCACCATCTTCAGCCACTTCAACGCGCAGGGAGCGGCGTTGTACGGACGGGCCTCGGAAGGCGCCGCGATCATCGATTCGGCGCGCGCGGAGGGCCTCGAAGTGGCGGGCGCGCAGCACGTATACACGTCCACGATGTCGAGCCTGCGCGCCTACACGATCCCGCGCTGGGCGCAGGCCGGCGGTCCGGAGCAGATGGTGCGCCGCTTCCAGCATCCCGACACGGCACGGGTCCTCGACGTGCAGACGATGGAGATGCTCGAGATCCGCGGCGGCCCGGAGCAGATCGTGTTCGCCGACGCGAGGCCCGAGTTCAACGGCAAGACGCTGGCCGACGTGGCGGCCGAACGAGGGCTGCCCGTCCCCGAGGCGGTGCGCGAGATCATGTCCGGGTCGAACCCGTGGGTGATGAACCGCGACCTCTACGACGTCGAGAACACGCGCTATCTCGCGACGATGCCGTGGATGATGACGTGCACGGACGGCGCCACGCCCGCACCGGGCGCGGAGATCGTGCATCCTCGCGTGTACGGGGGTTTCCCGAAGAAGATCAAGGACTTCGTGGACCGGGACGGTGCGATCGGACTCCCGTTCGCGATCCGGAGCATGTCGGGCCTCGCCGCGGACTTCCTGAGGCTGGACGATCGCGGCTACATCCGCGAAGGTCTGGTCGCGGACATCGCCGTCATCGACCTCGACCGGTTCACGGACCGGGCGACGTATGACGACCCGCACCAGCTATCGGAGGGCGTCGTGCACCTGCTCGTGAACGGCCGCTTCGCGATCCGCGACGATGAGGTGACCGGCGAACTCGCCGGCCGCCCCCTGCGCCGCCCCTGA